The Arachis ipaensis cultivar K30076 chromosome B07, Araip1.1, whole genome shotgun sequence genomic interval TGTTCTTCATCTTTGCTGCTCACAAAAACAGACAAGTGATTTCTTCTTCTGTGAGTGGTGTTGCTGTAGCTTGAAGCTTGCTACTGCTTTCTTCAAGTAACCTTTTACTTAGGGTGAGATTGTGCAATGTCGGAGCTTCCAAAAGTGGAGGCGGCTAGGAGGGCCGTTGAAGACAACTACATTGAAAAGAAGATAGTGAAGTGTGTCATTAATGATGATTCCAAAGTCATCAATGGTGTATCTCCGTGAAAGCTCCAATCTTCTATGGTCGGCAAGAACATTATTGCAGCTCGACAAAAGGAAAAGAACATGTGGCTCCAGCTCAATTAacctccttctcctttcttccaaTTCGGTATTTGTTGACTTTTTCTATAAAAccgagaaagaaagaaaagagggaGATAGAGAGAATCAACAAGAGAATTGATTTTTAAAACCTAAATTTAAATTTTCTCATTCAAACTCTAATTTCAAATGCTCCGATTTAGAAGTTTAAATTTTGGtcctaaaagaaaaaaattgctcTCATAATCACTTCTTCTTGGCTTTCAAAATTTGAATTCTTTCTTACTCTCTTATTATGCCACTTGTCATGCAAATAAACCAAACACTTGTTGAGCATATAATCTGAACACTTGTCGAAAAATGAATCAAACACTAGTTATTTATTATATGTTAATAGATTTactatataaaaatttattttttaaatatcattaattaatttattttttattttaatagaaACGTCGTCTCCTACTTTTTAGACAGGTTAGCCACACCCATATACCACCGGATATTATTCTCCCTTATTTAAAGGAGCTAATCTTTGACAACATAGTATAGTTCAAAGACTTTGTGTTTGACAATATCTTGATTTCTGCATTCGTGGAGCGTTGGTGTCCAGAGACCAACAATTTCTACCTGCCTTAGAGTGAGTGCACATGCCGTACCACCTTGGGTTACGCATTAATAGGGAGCTAGTGAGCAGTTGCTTGAGGGACTTTTACACATGGTACTAGCACCCGACGTGGGATTGGGTATAGGGGCTTCTCGGTGCTAGGCTTCCTCATTCTCAGTAGGAAGAGTAGAGAAAGGAGTCATTTTATATCAAACTGACATGGTTTAGGGAGAGAGTGCAATATATTTTAGCTGGGATAGATCCGGCCACTCTCCCCCAGTACATGAGGTATTACATCTTGCTACTGATCAGAATTACCTAATGATAGATAAGTCGAACAATCAGGTTCACATCAGATGACTTTCCTTGTTAGCCGACTTTAATCAGTGTTGCGGTTTGTCTTGAGAATCCGCCATACTTGCATGAACGTATCACTCGTTGTGCTGTACAACATATCGATCGATTATAGATATTGCAGAATACATACTGCTACTAATATCATAGTTATACCATCGTTTTCTAGCATGGTGCCCACTTGACAAGCAGACACCGACATTTTCATTGAGCGTGAGGTATATATTTATTAGCTTCTTATGTTGCCTTTCTTAATAGTTAATACTTTTTTTtgcataaaattatatataatttgttattgttgcacATGATGGTGGCTCATTTTATTGGATATGAGAAACATGTATGTGTTGTGTATTATTGTGGAAAATGTGGGTGCTAAATATGGATGTGGGAACAGTTTTTTCTGAAACAGAGATGAAAAAATCGGACCATcagatttttttgtaaaaaaaattaagctTACTAATCGGACAGTCCAATTATTAGTGTGGAagagaaaatttaaattttggtgaAGGTAATCAAACCCCTcgatttgtatttaaaaaattaaaaaaatttggagtcGAATTTGTGTACtcgaaatttttttaattttttaaatacaaatcggagggtccgatttgtgtactcaaAAATCGGATGATTCAATTTTTACTTCTGACACTACAATTACGTAAAACACTTATAGACTCCATATCTGCGTTCTATACTATTTCTCCTCCCACATCTAAATAAAAAAGTGCATGATGGTAGGTTAATaagtaaacaaaatacaaaaagataAATGAtgtccaaattatttatatctataaataaaaatgtttatttaaaaaaacccTTTATATGAGTTGTtgggatttaaaaaaaattagttccaTCTTGAGTCGGCAGTTAGGCGGATCTTTGCGGCAGTTAAAAATCATCTGAAACGGAGTATACGGAGCGGACAGAATGAGTAGCAGCTGGCGAAGAACTTTGGGGAACGTGAGGTCCTTCGTGGGCAATTCCATGGGAGGCCTCAGAGGAGGAAGCAGCCTCGCTTCCTGGGTGGTCGCCGGAACTCTAGCCTACTTCCTTTGGGTCAAGCCATCCCAGGATCTCAAGCGCCAGCAAGAGGAGCGAGCTGCTCTCACCGCCTCACAACCCGATCCTTATCGATACGTTGAGACTCGAAAACCCATCCCTGACCCTCAGGTCAGTTACCTTACCTCGATTCCCTATTTCCTCATTCTAGATCCTNNNNNNNNNNNNNNNNNNNNNNNNNNNNNNNNNNNNNNNNNNNNNNNNNNNNNNNNNNNNNNNNNNNNNNNNNNNNNNNNNNNNNNNNNNNNNNNNNNNNNNNNNNNNNNNNNNNNNNNNNNNNNNNNNNNNNNNNNNNNNNNNNNNNNNNNNNNNNNNNNNNNNNNNNNNNNNNNNNNNNNNNNNNNNNNNNNNNNNNNNNNNNNNNNNNNNNNNNNNNNNNNNNNNNNNNNNNNNNNNNNNNNNNNNNNNNNNNNNNNNNNNNNNNNNNNNNNNNNNNNNNNNNNNNNNNNNNNNNNNNNNNNNNNNNNNNNNNNNNNNNNNNNNNNNNNNTCTATTGCAGGTCACCGGTTTGGTATATGGCAACAAAAACAAGGATAATCAAACTAAACCGGATAATTAACTTTGTAAGTAATCTATCTTCCTTGCTAATACCCTCTAGTGGAGGAGTTGTGTGTTTAATTTGTTGACTCATTTCTAATGTTATTTCGCAGTGAGGTGTGAAAATAGCAATAAACGAGAGCACAAAATGGAGTCACTTTCACCATGCCATTGTCCTACATAACTGATTACTTCATATATATACTAAGTTCACCATTTTGTTCTATTAGTGTTGGTGATATACATATAGTTATTTAGGGGGTTAGGTTCTTGGTTTTTTCTCCCTTCATAGCGGCAATAATCTTCGTATGTTATacttgtttttactttttacttttgagGTTTGGGAATAAATTTTGTAACAGATGGGCACAATAGAAGCACCCATCATAGAAACAGGCTATCCTTATAGAAAAACTAAGCAAAACTTGATGCTTGGTCTTATGCATTATGTCagcttttacttatttattttattataaagaaGCCTGAGGAGTTGCTTTGCATGATCATCATCATAAGAGCTTTAATATTTTTTACCTTTTTTCCCCTGTAATTCCACAAAAATGGCATTTGGTAATCATTGTCCCGAGCACTTCAATGAAACTTAAAACATTTGTCATGTTAAGAGCATGTTGTTTGATATAATCTTTTATCTACAACTTGCAAAATACACTGGCTACATGCCAGTGAAGTGATTGAACTCATATCCCCTGATTTGTTGCTCTATTTTCTGTTTGGGACATGGAACTCCGATGACCACCGAGTTTTATGTTGGTAGTTGGTACTACTTCTGTGGCTGGTTGAATATGAACTAGAAGTTTAAAATTAAGATGCTGTAATAGATTTGGCATTTAACTTAAATCTTCCTAGCATGAAACAAAGGACCTTTCCTTATGTCTTTGTGCTGTCGAACTTGAAAATGGTGCTGTCAAATTCAGCCTAGTACATTGAAGATGTTGTCTTACTTACTAGAGAACATAGAAAGAGTGGATAACAACATTGAATTTGGGAAGTTATATAAGAGTAATTACAGAATGATTTATTTTTTGTGCATTCCTTAAAACTCATCATTTTATCATTATAAGATGGAGTGAAGGCCTCAAGATAAAGTGGGAACTAGCTCCACCATATCATGATTAAGTGAAGAGTATCCAGTGAGTATTGACCTTTTTCCCTTCTTAAGGTATGTCTCCTCTGGTTATTCCTTTGGTGAGAAGAACCAGCCATGTTCGCTGACTTCTTGTTAAAGCAATGTTTTCTTTTTCTGTCTTTCCTTAAGATATAAATTGTCGCCTTGGTCATATATTTTATAGTCGTAAAAGGGCAAACGCTGAGTCTGGTATTAACTTTTAACTgttctgtttattttttttttctgagttGTTGATGAACTAATCCATCACTATCAGCACAAGCTACTGCCACTTTTCCTTAATGATTTAAAAACTGTTTGGGGATAATTTTTCCTCGACTTTTTCTTTCAATGTTTCCTAATGTTAATGATAAGACACtgttgaaaataataataatataaaaggtTCTTCCGTGATTGCATGCATAATGTAGCACCCTTGACAGACATGAGAACTATTTTGGCATCTTACACGAtgcacctatatatatatatgtattgttTTTGCCATTTGCTTATGGATGCTTATCAGTTATGCCAGAATATCTCTCGCATGGCATTCCCTTTGATTATTGTGAGGCATCGAGCTACACTGTCCCATTAGTGCCGTGCTCACAGAAACCAACTTTATCAATGTGTAACAAAGCTTCATTATGCATTTACCTAGAATGTAAGAGGAGCGCCTTAAGTTTATTTGTTTTAAGTTTATTTGTTTCTTCTGAATCATGAAGAATGTCATAACTCAATTATGGTCTTCTATCACTTTTTTTCTACACCGTATACAAGATAGGTATATATTTATGTCGTTTGTTGTTGTAATaagaaaataagtaataaaatataaaaatataataatttaaaatttcatataAATGTAAAAATCTAATCTGCTTACGAATtactttttctataatttttcttTTGGTGAGAAAGCGGGGTTAACGCCCAAGATTATAGATCAACAATGTTTCGAGGTAAGGTGACCCCTCTCATATCATCAGCTACAATCTGTCTTAAGCCTATAGAAAGTTGGTCAATAAAGTGAAAGCCAGGATGAACATTCAATCCTTTTCTAGCTAGCTAATTTGCATACTTATTTACCTCTCTATTTGTGTGAACAAAACTGAGGTTCCGATTCCTTGTAAGGTAGATTGCAATCAATCTGACAAAAGCATTTGGATGTTCTTCCATCTTTTGCCTTTGATTAACCACTCTTACAACAGCCTCTGAGTCTGTTTCGATGATGAGCTTCTTGAAGCCCAAGTCCCATGCTATTTTTAAGCCATGTATTATGCCCCGAGGCTCATCTTGAAAAGCGTTGCAATTAACCATATAACCCGTTACCCATCTTCTCTGCTCATTTCGAAGCACTCCTCTATACCTCGCTGGTCCTGGGTTACTCGAGAGTGCTCCATCAGTATTATCTTGATTCAATTCTCAGGTGGTTGTTGCCATTTGATATGAGCTTCAATCCTCCTTGTAGGCGGTTTCAGCAACTTCTTCTGGTAAGCTTCATTAATGGATAGAATATATGCTTCTATCATCGCACCTGCCTCTCTAGGCCTCTTGGATAGTGGGGAGAAGATCTCTTTGTTTCTCCACCTCCAAATTCACCAACAAGACACCATAAATTGTGTTCTCCAcggtgtttgtttgattttgcgaATGTCCGCTGTTAAATTCCAACGGATCCATACATCAAAGGAAGCTTTATAGAAAAAAGTTTATATGGTTAGGGAGGATCATACTGACCCAAATCTTGGACTTTTTCAGGCACTCTCTAAAGGCATAAAATTCCAACGGATCCATACATCAAAGGAAGCTTTATAGAAAAAAGTTTATATGGTTAGGGAGAATCATACTGACCCAAATCTTGGACTTTTTCAGGCACTCTCTAAAGGCATGGATTATACCGAAGATCTTATTCCTTCTTTGTGATGTCATTAATCTCTTATGTGTGAGCGTCCAcatcaaatatttttttgtgatccCTGCCATTTTCAAATTATGTTCCAAACTTGGTTTGATTCTTCTTCATGGTTGCTGAGGACTTGATATGCACTTTTAACCGAGAATGCACCATCTCTTACAGGTTTCCACGTCAATTTGTCCTCTCCAAGGGCCGCATTAGGGGCTGGATGGCACGGATTTTGTTAATAATCTCTTCGTGGAGATAAGGTTCAAAGATGGATAGGTTCCATTCACCATCAGACTTTACTAGTACTGCATCCTTCACTTTCGCGCCTAAATCTACCATCGTCTCTTCTATAATTAATTGGCAAAGAGGAGGCTCTCTGTTGGACCCATGCATCTGTCCATATTTTGACTCCAGCACCATTTCCCAGAGAAAAGGATATGCTATGACTAAAGACATCCCAAAGCTTTCTCATATTTTTCCATAATGGAGAATCTGTTGCAGCAATAACCAATTTCTGGAAGTTGACTTATGTGTAGAAGTTGACTTAACAAAGCCGTTGATGGGAAGATAAATGATCAAGGGAGGAGACTTCCAGGTGGAATTCGAACGGATACATCAGATTTGCTTTACCTGTGGAAGAATAGACCATGACCAGAAAAATTGTACAATGAAAAAGCAACAAATAAAAACAGTAGCGCATCAAAATAAAGAGCAAAAAATAGGAACTGAAAAAGATAAGCAAAATGATACAAACATAGAACCATCAAAAGGAAGTGAAGAAGGAAATGGGAACACAAACATAAAGGATAAAGGAAAACAAATAGTGGCAGATAGCAAGGAAAATTATGCTACTTGGATGGTCGTTCAAAGACCAAAAAGAGGaaccaaaaagaggaaaaaaGGAAGCAAAGATGAATTTAACAAATATGGAGGAGAAACCAGCAAAACAAAAGAGAACCAAAACATCAGAGAAAATTACACAAGATTTGGAGTTCTACAAATAGAAGAATCAACAATTGAGGAAGAAGGGAAGAATGAGAATGAAAGCCAAGAGAGGACAAAGCTAAAGGCAAAATTATAGGGAAccaaaattcaacaaacaaacagaagaaagaaaatgaaggcAAACAAGTGCAAGCAACAAAAAGAAATTCATAAGGCAGCATCGAAAAAGGAACAAAAAACAATACAACAATCAGAGAAGAAACACAACACAACCAAAAAAATAACAAGGAGCATAACAGAAGTAAGGGAACACAATCTCACAAAGAGATCACCAAGAATGTATCCAAGACTCATTATGAGGAAAACTGGGTTGAGAACACTATAGCTACCCCAACTCAAATGGAGGAGGAAATGGAACACTTAATCCAAACAATGCTACAAGAAGGGAAACCACCTGATCCAACAGCTATgaaagaggatggaaaggaagacATGGAGATGGAAAATGGGGGAGAAAAACCCAACTGAGAGTTTACTAGAAGGAGTGGATTTTACCACACCAGAAATCAGTGTTCTTAGAGACACAGAAATGTAAATAAACTGACCTGATTTGTTGATCGGGTGAcggtttttttttgtttcccTTTTCTTATCATTTTTTAGTCTCTATGATTAGTCTAGTTTGGAACGTGAGAGGTGCGGCTAGCGATGCTTTTAGGCGTACCTTTAAGGATATAACGAagcaacataaatcagatttaGCTATTTTGTTGGAAACTAAATGCAGCGGGGATACAGCAAAGAAAGTAATTCAATATTTGGGTTTCACTAATTTCATTATTGAAGAAGCTCAGGATTTTGTAGGGGGTATTTAGATTTGTTGGAATGGAAAGTACCTTAACATAACTAAAGTAGAATCACATAGACAATACATTCATGTGAAAATCCAGTATCAAAGAGATAAGGAATGGTTTTTGACGGTGATGTATGCTAATCCACACAATCAAATGAGAAATTAGTTTTGGCCTAAGCTCCTAAACATAGCAAACTCGATGGATGGAGATTTGTTGATAGCCGGTGACTTTAATGAAATTAAGGATGcttcgaaaaaaaaaaagggcGGAACGGCTTTGGATATGAGAGCATGTAACAACTTTGGAAGTTGGATCAACAGATGTAGGCTGATTGATTTAGGCTTCATAGGATCATGATTCACGTGGAGGGGTCCAAAATTGGATGGGCATGATAGGTTGTTCAAACAACTGGATAGGGGCCAATGAGCCTTAACTCACACGGCATTCCGCCCCCTGCCTATCTCAAAGGTCTCAGGCTCAACTCCTACCAACGGTAACCGAGGAAGAAAAAATGGTAAGTATGTGAGGAGCGTGTGGGTGTGTGTGTTGTACCTAGGATTGGGGGTTGTCCAATCCACCTGACAAAAAAAAATGACTGGATAGGTGACACGCGGATTTCTACCaattcggaattccacaaaatatttccgctgttagtatagtccaaaccgatagttaatcctcgaatcaaattaaatttggttttgtcacaagtacaaaccccaaatagaattaaccgaagtatttagactccgggtcgtctcacaaaaaattgcaatgaaatgaatgattattggctatgaagaacaaggggtttggttgataaaaggaacaagaaaagataaatcaagcaagcaattaagGAAAGGCAAGATAAAGAAtgcttggctaagacttaggtaactgagatcactatccttgtcaacaattcaaatattgataattaaaaggaaccgagctcattaagtctactcactaaagccttaagtatgtaatgtctactcctaggcttggagtacgtcaaatggcttgatcaacatcaatccataagttccaacctagctactaatcaaTTGAGTAGTAgggtagagtcaatggttatcaaattgatccccaaggattctggaattaccaattcaatgaagcccaaggactcaagatcactcaatccccttagcctaggccaagggtcaagagaactactcaaaaactgtAGGAAGCATTCTctcaaacacctaatgtgcaataaaagtaaacatcacaaaatgctaaaattaaggaaacccataactatcataagcgGGAAGtcaataatagcaagcaagatcaacataaaagaagtatagaaacatgaaattgcattaaaaggagattagatccaacaatgttcatcaacgtacaagagagcaaaatgggaaattaacatt includes:
- the LOC107609949 gene encoding uncharacterized protein LOC107609949 → MSSSWRRTLGNVRSFVGNSMGGLRGGSSLASWVVAGTLAYFLWVKPSQDLKRQQEERAALTASQPDPYRYVETRKPIPDPQVTGLVYGNKNKDNQTKPDN